In the Podospora pseudocomata strain CBS 415.72m chromosome 5, whole genome shotgun sequence genome, one interval contains:
- a CDS encoding hypothetical protein (EggNog:ENOG503NU8T; COG:C; SMCOG1217:NADH:flavin oxidoreductase/NADH oxidase; antiSMASH:Cluster_3): MDFMPPRNKPLGFVNCPSSPPQLLETPKSSDSGRLAVNMTATGPSPVIADPSPLGSPLPFEFSGRTAPNRFLKSAATEKVATYDPNDRLSSGIPNDELFRLYGTWASGGFGTIVTGNILIDPDHLESPGNMIIPVDAPLDGPRFEGFRRLGSVGRQHGSLFIGQVNHPGRQCVYALQPNPISASDVQLLVDMFGATFGKPRAATIKEIQSIVAAFVHAAVYLDKAGWDGVQLHGAHGYLIAQFLSLTTNLRTDAYGGSLANRARIITEIAAGIREQCRKGFILAIKINSVEFQADGFTVEEASELCEILEKAGFDFVELSGGTYEEMALAHRRESTKAREAFFLDFAEKIAPRLNKTKVYVTGGFRTAKGMADALQSVDGVGMVRAVCNNPNLPAEILEGKKTAAPVIAGGVYFDDFLLTGGLAGLQMRLMGHSLPVLNVEDDAEVEEFKKALESNLKGLVKGGLFENMELGFLGARGPDVERRVRDIQASRATLR, from the exons ATGGACTTCATGCCGCCAC GTAACAAACCTCTTGGATTTGTCAACTGCCCTTCATCTCCGCCGCAACTTCTGGAAACGCCAAAGTCATCAGACTCTGGTCGACTTGCTGTGAACATGACCGCTACGGGGCCTTCTCCCGTCATTGCTGACCCCTCTCCGCTGggttcccctctccccttcgaGTTTTCTGGCCGGACAGCGCCTAATCGCTTTCTCAAGTCGGCCGCCACCGAAAAGGTAGCCACCTATGATCCAAACGACAGGCTCTCCAGCGGTATTCCCAACGATGAGCTGTTCCGGCTGTACGGTACCTGGGCGTCAGGCGGCTTCGGCACAATCGTAACcggcaacatcctcatcgacccTGATCACCTCGAGAGCCCCGGTAACATGATCATCCCCGTCGACGCACCGCTTGACGGTCCCCGCTTCGAAGGATTCCGCCGTCTGGGATCTGTCGGAAGACAGCATGGGTCTCTCTTCATCGGCCAAGTCAACCATCCCGGCCGCCAATGCGTCTACGCCCTGCAACCCAATCCCATCTCAGCCTCTGACGTTCAACTGCTCGTGGACATGTTTGGTGCAACCTTTGGTAAACCGCGtgctgccaccatcaagGAGATCCAATCGATCGTGGCGGCCTTTGTCCATGCGGCGGTGTACCTCGACAAAGCAGGCTGGGACGGAGTCCAGCTTCACGGTGCCCACGGGTACCTCATCGCACaattcttgtccttgaccaCCAACCTCCGCACTGACGCTTATGGCGGGTCCCTTGCCAACCGGGCGAGGATCATCACCGAGATTGCCGCTGGCATCAGGGAGCAATGTCGAAAGGGCTTTATTCTCGCCATCAAGATCAACAGCGTCGAGTTCCAAGCCGATGGGTTCACCGTTGAAGAGGCGTCCGAGCTGTGCGAGATCTTGGAGAAGGCAGGCTTCGACTTTGTGGAGCTCAGCGGCGGAACATACGAGGAAATGGCGCTGGCGCACAGGCGAGAGTCGACCAAAGCCAGGGAGGCATTCTTTTTGGATTTCGCAGAAAAGATTGCGCCGCGCCtgaacaagaccaaggtcTATGTGACTGGGGGTTTCAGGACTGCCAAGGGCATGGCGGACGCGCTCCAGAgtgtggatggtgttggAATGGTGAGGGCTGTTTGCAACAATCCGAATCTTCCGGCCGAGATACTGGAGGGCAAGAAGACAGCTGCGCCGGTGATTGCTGGGGGGGTGTATTTTGACGATTTTCTTCTGACGGGGGGCTTGGCGGGGCTGCAGATGCGACTGATGGGGCATTCGTTGCCTGTGCTCAATGTTGAGGATGACGCAGAAGTCGAAGAGTTCAAGAAGGCGCTGGAGTCGAATCTGAAGGGACTCGTGAAGGGAGGGTTGTTTGAGAATATGGAGCTTGGGTTTCTAGGGGCGAGAGGACCTGATGTTGAGAGAAGGGTGCGAGATATTCAGGCTTCCAGGGCCACACTGCGCTAA
- a CDS encoding hypothetical protein (SMCOG1075:alkaline serine protease; SMCOG1075: subtilase family; COG:O; antiSMASH:Cluster_3; EggNog:ENOG503PCGR; MEROPS:MER0002764): MKLNVTLFGLTGLLGLALAAVPIKNDGISADIVVPEKYIVKYKANADAGRKKKHESHITNKAKKKNKKGVVESINIDGLSGYVAEIPDSELKELRDSDLIEYIEKDTVIQINAVAAPRVAADPVEEKHQLAKRAYVTQLHAAWGLARISRRSAWNSGYYYDNTAGQGIRVYVLDSGIRTTHVEFEGRAVWGANFIAGSPNTDEYGHGTHVAGTIASKTYGVAKKATVVAVKVLDKNGSGTMSGLISGLNWVVNNAKARGIAKKAVINISLGGGYTASVNAAVKGATDAGLTVVVSAGNSNANSANYSPASAPSAITVGAIDGTGYRAWFSNWGNLVDIFAPGVSVLSAYHTSNTATWYMDGTSMAAPHVAGLAAYFIAKENLSGSPAVTNRILGAAVTGSIGDPKGSWNRRAYNAGGA; this comes from the exons atgAAGCTCAACGTGACCCTCTTTGGTCTCACCGGCCTTCTCGGCCTGGCATTGGCCGCCGTCCCGATTAAGAACGATGGCATCTCGGCCGACATTGTTGTGCCCGAAAAGTACATCGTCAAGTACAAGGCCAACGCCGACGCtggaagaaagaagaagcacgagtcccacatcaccaacaaggccaagaagaagaacaagaagggtGTTGTCGAGTCCATCAACATCGACGGCCTTTCGGGATACGTTGCCGAAATTCCCGACTCGGAACTCAAGGAACTGAGGGATTCCGACTTG ATCGAATACATCGAGAAGGACACCGTGATCCAGATCaacgccgtcgccgcccctCGGGTCGCCGCTGACCCTGTCGAAGAGAAGCACCAGCTTGCGAAGCGTGCCTATGTCACTCAACTCCACGCCGCTTGGGGCCTGGCTCGCATCTCGCGCCGTTCCGCCTGGAACTCCGGCTACTACTACGACAACACCGCTGGCCAAGGTATCCGTGTCTATGTTCTTGACAGCGGCATCCGCACCACCCACGTCGAGTTCGAAGGACGCGCCGTCTGGGGCGCCAACTTCATCGCCGGATCCCCCAACACTGACGAGTACGGCCACGGCACCCACGTTGCTggcaccatcgccagcaAGACCTATGGTGTTGCGAAGAAAGCCACCGTTGTCGCCGTCAAGGTCCTCGACAAGAACGGCTCCGGCACCATGTCCGGCCTGATCTCCGGCCTCAACTGGGTTGTGAACAACGCCAAGGCCCGCGGCAtcgccaagaaggccgtcATCAACATTTCTCTCGGTGGTGGCTACACTGCCTCCGTCAACGCTGCTGTCAAGGGGGCCACTGATGCTGGCCTCACCGTGGTTGTGTCTGCCGGCAACAGCAACGCCAACAGTGCCAACTATTCCCCTGCCTCGGCTCCCTCTGCCATCACCGTCGGTGCCATTGACGGCACTGGATATCGCGCCTGGTTCTCCAACTGGGGCAACCTCGTCGACATCTTCGCCCCTGGTGTCTCCGTCCTCAGCGCCTACCacaccagcaacactgccACCTGGTACATGGACGGCACCAGCATGGCTGCTCCCCACGTTGCCGGTCTCGCTGCTTACTTCATCGCCAAGGAGAACCTGTCAGGCTCCCCTGCTGTGACCAACCGAATTCTTGGTGCGGCTGTCACCGGTAGTATCGGGGACCCCAAGGGCAGCTGGAACCGCCGTGCTTACAACGCCGGTGGTGCCTGA